TATTACATTAATATTTATACTGAGTTTTCTATACTGCTGGATCTATGCAGAGCTATGTAGAATAATAATGAATAGAGTATATAAAGTATGGTCTTAACAATTGTATAAAATCTTTTTGAACGAGTACCCTTTCTCATATATTTTCAAAGATTGGAGATTTAAGTCATGTATAACGTTGAAATTAGAAGGCCGAATTCGGATGATATTGATGAACTAAATTTGTTTTTTCGTATAGTTATTACGAATACTTATAAAAACGAAGGGTTATCACAACTATTAGATGACATAGAAAATGAAATTAATTCGAAAAAGCAATATTTGAAAAATGATTTTGATAGTAATGGAGAAAATCGTTACTTTTTATTAGCAATAGATACAAATAACGATAAAATCATTGGAACGATTGAAATCGGTCCAGCAAGTACATTAATTAATAGTTGTACAGGCGGTGTACTTAAGGACTTATATGAAATCGGGACAGTGTTTGTACTTACGGAGTATCAAAGAAAAGGTATAGGAAGTTTGCTGTTAAATGCAATGTTTCTTACTTTACTAGGTAAAGGAATAACAGAATTTTGTTTGGATAGTGGATATAAAAACGCACAAAAAATATGGAAGAAGAAATTCGGAGAGCCTATTTATGTACTGAAGGATTATTGGGGCGAATCAAGTGATCATATGATTTGGAAAAAAAGTTTACATGATATACCTATAATATTTGAATTATAAAATGAAATATGTCTCTGAACATAGCTTTTCTTACATACTTATGCTATTATTTATCTTTATAATAAAAGAGGACGTGAATGAACTTGATTAAAATTAATATTCCTGAAGCTGATGTTTCAATTACTGAACGTAACCAAGTTATTAAAGGAGATGAGCCATTAATTACTCCAATTAACGGTTTTATCGATTTCCACTT
This Bacillus mycoides DNA region includes the following protein-coding sequences:
- a CDS encoding GNAT family N-acetyltransferase; the protein is MYNVEIRRPNSDDIDELNLFFRIVITNTYKNEGLSQLLDDIENEINSKKQYLKNDFDSNGENRYFLLAIDTNNDKIIGTIEIGPASTLINSCTGGVLKDLYEIGTVFVLTEYQRKGIGSLLLNAMFLTLLGKGITEFCLDSGYKNAQKIWKKKFGEPIYVLKDYWGESSDHMIWKKSLHDIPIIFEL